The Shewanella sp. KX20019 genome window below encodes:
- a CDS encoding carbon-nitrogen hydrolase family protein produces the protein MQVSLLQCQSSRSVIENLAFIESQLKLLPQQDDNQQLVVLPECCLLFGGQESQQLEYATDELHSQLKLDLAALALKYSVVLVAGSIPILAEDGRIYNRCYVFDTDASVLGCYDKLHLFDVEVSDGTKQYRESDAFCPGKHITVVDTPFGKLGLAICYDIRFADLFRALREAGAEIIALPAAFTKVTGEAHWQVLLQARAIETQCFVLAAAQWGVHNNGGRETWGQSMIVSPWGDILAQKPTGTGWVNAELNMCDLHAVRQKMPIIDHNRFKSPQLNQSCLASKAQVD, from the coding sequence ATGCAAGTCAGCCTACTGCAATGTCAGAGCAGTCGCAGCGTAATCGAGAATCTCGCATTTATCGAGTCGCAGCTTAAGTTATTACCTCAGCAAGATGATAATCAACAGTTGGTGGTATTACCTGAGTGTTGCTTGTTATTTGGTGGGCAAGAAAGCCAGCAACTCGAATACGCAACAGATGAATTACACAGTCAACTTAAACTAGATTTAGCCGCATTAGCACTTAAATATAGTGTGGTACTGGTGGCGGGGAGCATTCCTATCTTGGCTGAAGATGGCCGGATCTATAACCGCTGCTATGTGTTTGATACTGATGCTAGCGTATTGGGTTGTTACGATAAATTACACCTATTTGATGTTGAAGTATCAGATGGCACTAAGCAATATCGTGAAAGTGATGCATTTTGCCCTGGCAAACACATTACTGTGGTTGATACCCCTTTCGGTAAGTTGGGTTTAGCTATTTGTTACGATATTCGTTTTGCCGATCTATTCAGAGCTCTACGCGAAGCGGGTGCTGAGATTATTGCATTGCCAGCAGCCTTTACTAAGGTAACCGGTGAGGCGCATTGGCAAGTACTATTACAAGCTAGGGCTATTGAAACCCAATGCTTTGTGCTCGCCGCTGCGCAATGGGGTGTTCATAATAACGGCGGTCGCGAGACATGGGGTCAAAGTATGATTGTCAGCCCTTGGGGAGATATTTTAGCCCAAAAGCCAACGGGTACCGGTTGGGTCAATGCTGAACTGAACATGTGTGATCTACACGCTGTCCGCCAAAAAATGCCGATAATAGATCATAATCGATTTAAGTCACCGCAACTGAACCAGTCATGCTTAGCGAGTAAGGCTCAAGTAGATTAG